The Eremothecium cymbalariae DBVPG#7215 chromosome 1, complete sequence DNA segment TCCCATACAACGATCCTCGTATGGATAACACTTCTGATACCGATGTGAATGCTTCACCTTTTGTGATTTCGATCAGGAATGCTGGTACTAAAATCTTACCGGATATCTTTAATGCCGTTGTATTAGTGACTGTCGTATCTGCAGCGAATTCTAATGTCTATATTGGTTCTCGTGTGATTTACTCATTGGCTCAATCGGGAAATGCTCCAAAACAGTTTGGTTATGTTAATAGACATGGTGTACCAGTGTTAGGAGTTATGGTTACTGCGCTTATGGGTTTAATGGCATTTTTAGTTGTCAACAATAATGCCAAAGCTGCCTTCAATTGGTTGGTAAATATCTCTACGTTGGCAGGATTATGTGCATGGCTATTCATATCTTTAGCGCACATTAGATTCATGCAATGTTTGAAGCAACGTGGTATTTCGCGCGATGCCCTACCTTTTAAGGCTAAATTTATGCCTTGGGCTGCCTACTATGCTGCATCTTTCGTCTTTGTGATTATATTCATCCAAGGATATACTGCATTTTCCCCTAAATTTGATGTAACGCAGTTCTTCACTGCCTACATTTCCCTGATGTTGATGCTCGTCGTCTTCATCGGTTGCCAGATTTACTACAAGTGCAGATTTCTATGGAAACTTGAAGACATTGATATCGATACCAATAGAAGAGAGATCGATGCCATAGTTTgggaagatgatgaaccTAAAAATTTGTGGGACAAATTTTGGAGCACTATTGCTTGATAAAATAACACTAAACTCATGTAGCTCATCCATCTCCTACAGACATTGCATTCatgaaattaaaaaaactataccaaaaccaaaaacaaattgcGCATTATTCCACACACTTTCCATGTGAAGATATACTATGAAACATTATCTCATAGAATCTGATTGAAGGAAAAcatagaatatatatactgttcacaataatataataaatagtgagcatttttcaagttttaaCCAGTTTTGATTTTCTCTAGTAAGTAGCTCATCTTCAAGAGACTGCAGATAAAAAAAGTTATTCTTGGTAACcaatatacatatattatatcaaatCATGCAACCAATACAAACACCGTAAAACCCCAACCAATTGGCAATTGCAGCTCTACTTAACTAGAAGTTGTCTAATAATTAGTTGTATTAAGTGTGATGCCCGCTTAGGGCAAATTTTATGTCGTACAAAATGACGGTTATCCTTGCAGCTTTAAAGACATACGTCTCGCTTGCCACTTTGACATACAGCAGGAATTTGCATAGTGTAAAATAATTCGACTCAGTCAATACTTTTCCAGTGGATCGAATTGGTTTGGTAGGGGCTTTCATGTTTATAGTATCTGTCTGAGAGCTGGGTTTGATATTTGCATTAGGTAAAAGAGggttcttttttaattttaattggGGAggtatttattttaatcGATAAGTTGACTGGATTAATGACGGAAACCACAGGCAGTAGAGGCACTGAACAGGAAGATGAGGGAGTTCCTCTGTTTGTCCCACCTGGATCTAATGAATTACTTttaaaatttataaattcaGCTCACTTTACTATATACCATAATATTGAATACTTGACACGTTATGCGGGTAATATTGGTATTCATCATTACATATGTCAGAAGCTCTTAACATTTCCACATACAGAGTTACAGTTTTACATCCCGCAGTTGGTTCAGGTGTTGCTTACTATCGAAACGGAGTCTATGGCACTTGAAGATCTGCTTCTTAAGCTTAGCGGTGAAAACCCACATTTTGCATTATTAACGTATTGGCAATTACATGCGTTGCTTTCAGATTTGGCGATGGACCCTGAATCATATGGGTTTCAAGTCGCTCGTAGGgttattaataaattacAATCGGTTCTTTGCAGCACTAGTTTGGTAGTACCTGAGTCTAAGATCAACGAGAACTTATTTCCTTCTATTGTTCTTTGTTCTATGGTACTGAGCTCTTTTGCTTGCTCCATGTTGGGTCAGTATGCCAAACCTTTGGTTGAATCACAGGGGAAAAGGCAAAGAAGCCATGTTTTTAAATTGGCGAAGAATGCTATGCGAAATATAACCAAGAATTTAACGATTAATAACTCTCTCACTAATACGAAATTTTCAACAGGTAAACAAACAATTAACCATCATGTTGATATCGTTGAGTCTACAAATAGAAAAGAAGATGCATCGTTCAAAAAACCTAAAGAAAGATCTGCTCCGTCGTTGGATTTTGATATGATTGATAATGTGGGGAAACAGttatttgaagacaaaCTATCCAACTCTATTGTTCTTCCCAAGAGGCGGCAGAAGATTACTGACAAATCTTATATgcataaaatatataagtCGAAAATTTTGGGCCCTAGGCTGAACACAGGTGATGAATTTACCAACTCGATGCCCAATTTACATGCCAGCACATATTCCAGTTCTTCATTGGGCTCGTTCAGGGAACGAAAGTCGTTCGACTACCAAAATACTACTGTAGGTAATAAAAATGGCGGTACTGAATTCAAGAAAGGTCATTCAAGAAAGAGTTCTCGCCATGGTGCTAATATTTACAATCTGGAGCCTTCTAATTTATCTACCACACAGAAGATTAAGATTTTAAAGTCCAATTACTTTCGTTGCGAAATGCAGTTTGCGATTGCGTTAGAAACAATATCACGTAAATTGGCTCAAGTTCCAGTTGAGGCTCGTCTCACGTCCTTGAGAGCTGAATTGTCTATGTTAAATAAAGATTTGCCAGCGGAAGTTGATATTCCGACTTTGCTACCTTCGAACAAAAAGGGAAAGCTGCATAGGATAATGCATGTAGCCGTTAATGAAGCACAGGTACTAAGTTCTGCTGAAAAGGTCCCCTTTTTAATCTATATTGAGTATTTGAGAGATGATATGGATTTTGATCCAACAACAGAAAGGAACGAAGCTTTGTTGAGAGAAAAACCCGAAGATGGGAGTTTCATATTCGATTTGAGCTATATGGATGCAAATGATAACCAGGACCTATTTTGTAATGGTGATGAATCTGTACGGGTCATGTCTGAACCTGATCCGCCCACTATAAGGAAGGAGGTTGACCTAGGAGATCTTTCTATGGTTAAAATTACAAATCAAAACGAAGCGTTCTCTCAGAGACATGAATTATTGGTGCAATCTGCCGAGAAAGTTCCACCTATTCCTAGCAATTCAAATTCTCGCAATTCAGAACTGTCTTTTGTAACAAATCTTGATGCGATGACTGAGAAATTACTTGGAACAGAATTGACTGACACAACAGAAGTACCAGCTGATCTAGCCACTCAAGTGCGAATTTCCGCCATGATGTTAGCCCAATTAGACAAGTCCCCACAACAATTATCTGATACCACTAATCAGATCCGAGCCAAGATAATCGCTTCCATGCAAGAAGTACAAGATAGGTTTGGATATTACGACCTACAATCTGTCCATGGCATGGCTGGTAAGCGTAAATTGGAAAACGATTTGAAAACAGGAGGCTTATCGATGACTGATAAAAAGGACACTACTTATTTAGGCGATGACTGGACTActaagaaagaaaaaattcGTAGTGCATCTCAGTACGGTCATTTCCCAAACTGGGACCTCTGTTCTGTTATTGCAAAATCTGGTGACGATTTGCGTCAAGAGGCCTTTGCTTGTCAATTAATTCAAGCAATGGCAAACATATGGAGCCAAGAAAAGATTGACGTTTGGGTGAAAAgaatgaagattttgatcACCAGTTCGAACAGCGGACTAGTAGAAACTATAACCAATGCTATATCCGTGCATAGTATCAAGAAATCCCTAACAAAACAGATGATCGAAGAAGGTGAATTAAACGAAAGGGGCTCCATTGCCACACTATGTGAACACTTTGTCCGCTCCTTTGGCGATAAAAacagtttcaaatataaaCGTGCCCAAGACAACTTCGCATCAAGCCTAGCTGCCTATTCTCTTATCTGTTATCTTCTACAGATCAAAGATAGACATAACGGTAACATCATGATAGACAACGAAGGCCATCTCGTTCACATTGATTTCGGATTCATGCTATCAAACTCCCCTGGCTCAGTCGGATTCGAGGCTGCCCCCTTCAAATTAACCCAGGAATACGTCGATGTTCTGGGCGGCTTACAATCTGAGCCATATAAAAAGTTTGTTCGCTTAACCAAAGAGGCATTCAAAGCCCTACGAAAATATGCTGACTTGATTACCAGCATGTGTGAAGTCATGCAGAAAGATAACATGCAGCCGTGCTTCAATGCCCGCGATCAAACAAGCGTTCAACTACGCCAACGCTTCCATACTGAGCTAACTGAAGAAGAATGCGATGATTTCGTGGAGAACGTTCTAATCGCCAAGTCTCTCGGTAGCATTTACACCCGCCTATACGATCAATTTCAATTAATGACACAAGGTATATGCACGTAGTCCCACTAAGACCAAATCCATAACTTAATATAATCAATCgacatatatttaaatgTATACTATGGTATGTTTTTACAAATATCAGCCCTTAAATACCCgtatcatcatcagaaatGCGCTCGGGACCGTTATTAACCTTATAATAACCCATAACGTTGGTAATGACTGCTGTCCGTCTAATTTCACCACATAGCCTACTTCCAAAAACGGCAATTAACTCCTAGACTCTcattgattatataatgCAATACTCGAGTATTATTGGTTGATGCACATGGTTAGCAGCAGACCCTTGTATTTCGTTTTTGTCAGCCTTCTCGAGGTTTACTATTGAATATTAGAGTTAGCTTATAAAACTGGATAGTCGAAAGATTACTGTTAATAATTGAAGGCTACACAACTGTTGGTTAAAAGGAATACTTAAAggatatattataattatttattgAGGAGATGTTCAGGAAGAGTGGCTATTTACGAAGGAACTGGCCAGGTGTTTTACGGCAACAAAGCTGTCGATTTCAATCGCAGCTCAGGAATGGGGGTGGGGGTAATGAGGTACATGTACATGAAGCTATTCCAAATACTGATGTGGGATTGCAAGGAGAAGCTGCGGGGTTAAGTTGGAATAATGTGGAAGTGAAggatttatatttattagaGAAAGGTATTAAGAAGACGGATCAGGCCATTTCAGAGTTTTCTAATTACCGGTACAAGTTCAAGAGATTGCCTCCGAATTATGGATGTAACCAACTGGTAAAGATTGATCGAAGATTGGAGGCAGAGTTACGACATATCATGTCTTACTTTCGTTCTCCCATTAAATATGCTTTCGGGTATGGTTCTGGGGTTTTTGAACAGTCAGGATATCTGCAGGAGAGTGAGAAGCCTCAAATAGACCTTATTTTTGGTGTTTCCCATCCAGAGCATTTCCATTCATTGAATATGAGACAAAatcctcatcattattCCACGATGCGATACTTTGGGTCAGATTTTGTTTCTAAACTCCAAGACGTTGGCGCTGGGGTTTACTTCAACCCTTTTGTCAATATATATGGGCATGACGTCAAATATGGGGTTATTTCGATGGAGAATTTGCTGAAGGATTTGGCAACATGGGATACGTTTTATCTAGCTGGACGTTTGCAAAAACCGGTgaaggttttgaaaaatgatttGAGAGTACAGTTTTGGAACCAGTTGAACCTAAAGGCGGCTGCGACTTTAGCAAAGAGCAGAATAATGGCAAAGTCGCCTAGTAAATTCAGCGAATTTGAGTTTTATAAAGAAATTACGGCTTTGAGTTACCTAGGTGATGTCCGTTACAAACTGGGTGGAGAGAACCCTAAGAAAATTCACAATATTGTGGAgaaaaactttgataatttCAGATCCTACTATAAACCTATTTATAAGGATGTTGTTCTGAATGATTTAAGCTATCTTCCAAAGGGATACACACCAGATAATGCACTGTCAGCTTTAGAACAGAAAATATATGTATCCAGTTCCGTTCAGGCAATTAAGGGCATTTTTACTGCCGGGCTTACGAAGTCAATTAAATATGCTTGGgcaaagaaaatgaaaGCATTGGACCAAAGGTAAAAGAAAAGAGgtttcatatatatcattgCATTGCTCTTTTCCATGCATAATGGACACGGAATTGGCACTTGTTACgcaaaaataaaatttgcTTTGTATCATATCAAAGaacttaataatatttctaTTGTTCAACATTGAAAAACATATAAGTAATGCTATGTTCACTCTCCTCTTTTGTCccttgtatatatattggtaCTTTGATTGATAAGTTGGTACATTAATACTATCTACGTAGCGCTTCAAAGCGTTTTTTAAGGTCTTCTAGCTCATCGGAAACTAAAGAGactttttcttttttatgtGAAACTTTAACGTCCTTAGCTATTGACTTTGGAATTGCTAGTTTCTTATCAAGTGTTTCACTGTTCTTTCTTGGCTTCTTAACTGTAATAGGATGCTCATCGTCACCTAGCTCATCGTTGTCCAATGCAAGGATGGGTTTCCTATCTCCAAGCTCGGAGTCAGCAATGCTCTCAGTCGTTTCTGTTAGGTCCTTACATTCCTCAGCTGTACTGTCGTTCAAGCCACTAAATGGTACCCCATAAGTAGATGCAatctccttcaaatataGTGTTACAAGGCCAGAATCCGCGAGAAATGGTGAGCATTTCTTACTTACCTTCGCAGGGACACCGGCCTTATCCTCCACAATGGCTTTCAAGAAATCTATACCAAACTTGTGCACTAAGAGCTCCTTCACATGAACTAGGTCTTTTATTTCTGGTGCATGCAGTTGTGCATATGCTATTGCCCGAACTGCTTCATTGATCCCATCCTCAATATGATGAGTTATTAAATCACATTCATCTGTAATGGCATTTAGTATTGACACACGTGCATGAAGTAATTCACAATATAGCTCTAATATTTCGAGTAATTCTATATGTATATCATCATTGATTAATGTTTCAACCCTGTATTGGGCTTTTTGCTCCTTTCCTTGAGATAATAACTGAGCAACTTCCCTTCGTGACTGCTTAGCTAATGCTTGCTGTTTCTCTTGAGCATAACGTAGCCTTTGTACAGACATCTTTAAAGCTGTCTTTAGCCTTACTACTTGCGGTATCATTTGAGGCATATCTGGTCACTATTTAACCCTCTATATCGATTCGTTTCTGTTCTTAAGTGTGTACAGGGATCCATTTATCTTCTGTTCTTAAAAGAAGCATTTTTCACTGCAAAAATCTTAGCGTCCCTAAAGCCCCCTCAACTGAATGCAGTGAGTAATTACCAAacagaataaaaatgatTCGAACTATATATCCAAGTAAGTATGATGcaagatattaaaatttaTATACTTAGATATTCCTCCATCAGTAAATTAGCTAGTTCTGGATTTCCACTTTCATTGTATATTAGTACTAAGTTGTAGGCGGCATGCTTCTTTAACTTGTCATCAAAGTAGTCTTCAAGTACCTtgttataatattttacaGCAATGGTGAACAAGCCAATGAGATGAAAAGATCTACCTAGGTTATAATCtgcttcttgtttttccaattcagtTTGAAGTGTAGATCTAATTTCATGGTATCTATACAAGCACCTTAAACCCTGTAAAATCTGGAAATGCCTTGTACCTGTTAATCTTTGCATAGAACGATGAATGTAGGAAAGCCCTATGAGCAAGTTAACCATTGGATCGTTTGCAAGATCTGGTCCCATGCGGCTCAAATATTGCAATGCTGACATAAAACCTTTACTGGAATACAGCAAGGCTGCgtatatataatgcagATATGGAGAACTCTTCTTCTCTGGATTATCAACTTGCTTATTGGTCACGGATGCCTGGCCCGTAACATGTTGACCGAATCTAATACTGTCAAAGGCCTTCAATTGCCGTAGGAAGAACTTCTGCTGTACTGTAGAACTTAGGATATCTAGAGACATTTGCCCACTTGATAAACTGTACATGAAAATCTGAAGAACTTTTCTGCCAAATTGAAACTGGTTAAGGAGACCTCTTAGATTTTCCACTAACTCTTCTTTGTCCTGTAGCCTTAGTACAATTGCTAGTTTAACAAACCTCATCATTTTTACACGTTCCGGGTCCTGGACGAAAACGTTTACTTGCTGTGCAGTTTCAATTATACTTAGACCATCTTCTACACTTTGATAATTAGTTATTATCAATGCTAATTC contains these protein-coding regions:
- the PIK1 gene encoding 1-phosphatidylinositol 4-kinase (similar to Ashbya gossypii AFR666C) is translated as MTETTGSRGTEQEDEGVPLFVPPGSNELLLKFINSAHFTIYHNIEYLTRYAGNIGIHHYICQKLLTFPHTELQFYIPQLVQVLLTIETESMALEDLLLKLSGENPHFALLTYWQLHALLSDLAMDPESYGFQVARRVINKLQSVLCSTSLVVPESKINENLFPSIVLCSMVLSSFACSMLGQYAKPLVESQGKRQRSHVFKLAKNAMRNITKNLTINNSLTNTKFSTGKQTINHHVDIVESTNRKEDASFKKPKERSAPSLDFDMIDNVGKQLFEDKLSNSIVLPKRRQKITDKSYMHKIYKSKILGPRLNTGDEFTNSMPNLHASTYSSSSLGSFRERKSFDYQNTTVGNKNGGTEFKKGHSRKSSRHGANIYNLEPSNLSTTQKIKILKSNYFRCEMQFAIALETISRKLAQVPVEARLTSLRAELSMLNKDLPAEVDIPTLLPSNKKGKLHRIMHVAVNEAQVLSSAEKVPFLIYIEYLRDDMDFDPTTERNEALLREKPEDGSFIFDLSYMDANDNQDLFCNGDESVRVMSEPDPPTIRKEVDLGDLSMVKITNQNEAFSQRHELLVQSAEKVPPIPSNSNSRNSELSFVTNLDAMTEKLLGTELTDTTEVPADLATQVRISAMMLAQLDKSPQQLSDTTNQIRAKIIASMQEVQDRFGYYDLQSVHGMAGKRKLENDLKTGGLSMTDKKDTTYLGDDWTTKKEKIRSASQYGHFPNWDLCSVIAKSGDDLRQEAFACQLIQAMANIWSQEKIDVWVKRMKILITSSNSGLVETITNAISVHSIKKSLTKQMIEEGELNERGSIATLCEHFVRSFGDKNSFKYKRAQDNFASSLAAYSLICYLLQIKDRHNGNIMIDNEGHLVHIDFGFMLSNSPGSVGFEAAPFKLTQEYVDVLGGLQSEPYKKFVRLTKEAFKALRKYADLITSMCEVMQKDNMQPCFNARDQTSVQLRQRFHTELTEEECDDFVENVLIAKSLGSIYTRLYDQFQLMTQGICT
- the TAM41 gene encoding putative phosphatidate cytidylyltransferase (similar to Ashbya gossypii AFR665C), with the translated sequence MFRKSGYLRRNWPGVLRQQSCRFQSQLRNGGGGNEVHVHEAIPNTDVGLQGEAAGLSWNNVEVKDLYLLEKGIKKTDQAISEFSNYRYKFKRLPPNYGCNQLVKIDRRLEAELRHIMSYFRSPIKYAFGYGSGVFEQSGYLQESEKPQIDLIFGVSHPEHFHSLNMRQNPHHYSTMRYFGSDFVSKLQDVGAGVYFNPFVNIYGHDVKYGVISMENLLKDLATWDTFYLAGRLQKPVKVLKNDLRVQFWNQLNLKAAATLAKSRIMAKSPSKFSEFEFYKEITALSYLGDVRYKLGGENPKKIHNIVEKNFDNFRSYYKPIYKDVVLNDLSYLPKGYTPDNALSALEQKIYVSSSVQAIKGIFTAGLTKSIKYAWAKKMKALDQR
- the IST1 gene encoding Ist1p (similar to Ashbya gossypii AFR664W) encodes the protein MPQMIPQVVRLKTALKMSVQRLRYAQEKQQALAKQSRREVAQLLSQGKEQKAQYRVETLINDDIHIELLEILELYCELLHARVSILNAITDECDLITHHIEDGINEAVRAIAYAQLHAPEIKDLVHVKELLVHKFGIDFLKAIVEDKAGVPAKVSKKCSPFLADSGLVTLYLKEIASTYGVPFSGLNDSTAEECKDLTETTESIADSELGDRKPILALDNDELGDDEHPITVKKPRKNSETLDKKLAIPKSIAKDVKVSHKKEKVSLVSDELEDLKKRFEALRR